A DNA window from Lujinxingia litoralis contains the following coding sequences:
- a CDS encoding glycosyltransferase family 39 protein has protein sequence MSERAPGPTPARQWWRELDTFVQRPSDFWREHAWVFVLALAVVLPFVGSFGLWDPWETHYGEVGRQITERNDWISTWWGSHWVDSKGGTEGSYFYSKPILLMWMMAIGMELFGVNAFAVRLGVALTGALGILSVYAFGVSVFTRRAGALMALVLASSPFWFMLGRQAQTDMPFVGMMTVGMCFFMMGAFGKDRDLAASRVTWGLGLGWIGVLTIPQISLVLIGLSRWRGADNTLIDQMGTNLNLIVMIFGGMLLVSGLLVVASMVWNDARRKKLALGAVLLTWGPLFIALLGVVISAEDRPMALLGWFIWGPTQAAIYASCLLGVLYLTLERPTVSRGRIYMLTFYAFIGLATLAKGLLGFMLPGAVLFLYILTTREWGLLKRVEFWRGVLVFIAVAFPWYAAMLIRHHPGFWNRFFVHDHFKRLTSGVHQLTTGSFEHFLRWLGYGLFPWVGFVPAAIARFFGGHKVRLNRDEGRASLMLLLWALVAFTLFTLSSTKFHHYIFPVVPALAMLVALALDDLLDGDLKPGGVLFGVGALIAAVIAVEIVSDPQTIKNLFSYRYDREWNHEAWDPYFQMWLRPLVAICVVGALGTGIARSARFRRISVGAMVVGGLGMAYFGLNVYMPTISSTMSQKQLWDRYYELCTEVEPPPGADRRKTYCEEPVIAFRLNWRGEVYHTHNLVIPIRSNEDWEKYKKEQIEGPIYAIMQNARYRGEFQRKLPERWKGKACLVHNDNLKFVLAKIPCAADDPDRVDRKENEGGDDAER, from the coding sequence ATGAGTGAGCGCGCCCCCGGCCCCACGCCCGCGCGGCAGTGGTGGCGAGAGCTTGATACCTTTGTGCAACGTCCCTCGGACTTCTGGCGCGAGCACGCCTGGGTCTTTGTGCTGGCCCTGGCGGTGGTTCTTCCCTTTGTGGGGAGCTTTGGGCTGTGGGATCCCTGGGAGACCCATTACGGGGAGGTGGGGCGCCAGATTACCGAGCGCAACGACTGGATCAGCACGTGGTGGGGCTCTCACTGGGTTGATTCCAAAGGGGGGACCGAGGGCTCATACTTCTATTCGAAGCCGATCCTCTTGATGTGGATGATGGCCATCGGCATGGAGCTCTTCGGAGTCAATGCGTTTGCGGTGCGGCTGGGGGTGGCTCTGACCGGTGCGCTGGGGATCCTCTCGGTCTACGCCTTTGGGGTCAGCGTGTTCACGCGTCGGGCCGGGGCGTTGATGGCGCTGGTGCTGGCGAGTTCTCCCTTCTGGTTTATGCTGGGACGTCAGGCTCAGACCGACATGCCCTTTGTGGGCATGATGACGGTGGGTATGTGCTTTTTCATGATGGGGGCGTTTGGGAAAGACCGCGATCTTGCTGCCAGCCGGGTGACCTGGGGGCTGGGGCTCGGTTGGATCGGGGTGCTGACAATTCCGCAGATCTCGTTGGTGCTTATCGGGCTCTCACGCTGGCGCGGGGCGGATAACACTTTGATCGACCAGATGGGGACGAACCTCAATCTGATCGTCATGATCTTTGGTGGGATGCTCCTGGTGAGCGGGTTGCTGGTGGTGGCGTCGATGGTGTGGAACGACGCACGGCGCAAGAAGCTGGCGCTGGGGGCGGTGCTGCTGACCTGGGGGCCGCTCTTTATCGCGCTGCTCGGGGTGGTGATCAGCGCAGAGGATCGCCCGATGGCACTCCTGGGTTGGTTTATCTGGGGGCCGACGCAGGCCGCGATCTACGCCAGCTGTCTGCTGGGCGTGCTCTACCTGACGCTGGAGCGGCCCACGGTAAGTCGTGGGCGCATCTACATGCTGACGTTTTACGCGTTTATCGGGTTGGCGACCCTGGCAAAGGGGTTGCTCGGCTTTATGCTGCCCGGGGCGGTGCTCTTCCTGTACATTCTGACCACACGGGAGTGGGGGCTGCTGAAGCGCGTGGAGTTCTGGCGAGGCGTGCTGGTGTTTATCGCGGTGGCCTTCCCCTGGTACGCGGCGATGCTGATTCGCCATCATCCGGGCTTCTGGAATCGCTTCTTTGTGCACGATCACTTCAAGCGCCTCACCAGCGGTGTGCATCAGCTGACCACGGGTTCTTTTGAGCACTTTCTGCGCTGGTTGGGATACGGGCTGTTCCCGTGGGTGGGTTTTGTGCCCGCGGCCATCGCGCGTTTCTTTGGCGGGCATAAGGTGCGCCTGAACCGCGATGAAGGTCGCGCCAGCTTGATGCTGCTTTTGTGGGCGCTGGTAGCCTTTACGCTCTTTACGCTCTCGAGCACCAAGTTCCATCACTATATCTTTCCGGTGGTGCCGGCGCTGGCGATGCTGGTGGCGCTGGCGCTCGACGATCTCCTGGACGGTGATCTGAAGCCGGGTGGTGTGCTCTTTGGAGTGGGGGCGTTGATCGCGGCGGTGATCGCCGTGGAGATCGTCAGCGATCCGCAGACCATTAAGAACCTCTTTTCTTATCGCTACGACCGCGAATGGAATCATGAGGCATGGGACCCCTACTTTCAGATGTGGCTCCGGCCCCTGGTGGCCATCTGCGTGGTGGGAGCGCTGGGGACGGGGATTGCGCGAAGCGCGCGTTTTAGGCGGATCAGTGTGGGCGCCATGGTGGTGGGTGGACTGGGCATGGCGTACTTCGGCCTCAATGTGTACATGCCAACCATCAGCTCAACGATGAGCCAGAAGCAGCTCTGGGATCGCTACTACGAGCTTTGCACCGAGGTGGAGCCGCCACCCGGAGCTGACCGGCGCAAGACCTATTGCGAGGAGCCCGTCATCGCGTTTCGCCTCAACTGGCGAGGAGAGGTCTATCACACCCACAACCTGGTCATCCCGATTCGCAGCAATGAGGATTGGGAGAAGTATAAGAAGGAGCAGATCGAGGGGCCGATCTACGCGATCATGCAGAACGCGCGTTATCGTGGGGAGTTTCAGCGCAAGCTCCCCGAGCGTTGGAAGGGGAAGGCCTGTCTGGTACACAATGACAACTTGAAGTTTGTGCTGGCCAAGATTCCCTGTGCGGCTGACGACCCGGATCGCGTCGATCGTAAGGAGAACGAGGGAGGGGATGACGCAGAGCGTTGA
- a CDS encoding lytic transglycosylase domain-containing protein: protein MPGRTIAPWILSALATLWALPAAAQLYSYETPSGEVLITNERHPEYKLLEVLSEGPSPRRSTRTSSARAANQAARASPADADNEQAQEARARARRGLPSSFSERETYFDDLIQEAALAYDLPFGFIKAVIRIESAFQPQVVSHAGAMGLMQLMPRTAESLGVTNAFDARQNVFGGAKFLRILIDRYDGDINLILAAYNAGDVAVRRYDGIPYPQTREYVASVYHWYQVYSAQAEMP, encoded by the coding sequence ATGCCAGGTCGCACCATCGCACCATGGATTCTGAGCGCCCTCGCCACGCTCTGGGCCCTGCCGGCCGCCGCCCAACTCTACTCCTATGAGACGCCCTCCGGAGAGGTACTCATCACCAACGAGCGCCACCCGGAATACAAACTCCTCGAGGTCCTCAGCGAAGGTCCCTCCCCTCGTCGATCCACCCGCACATCAAGCGCCCGCGCGGCAAACCAGGCGGCTCGCGCCAGCCCTGCCGACGCCGACAATGAGCAGGCGCAAGAGGCCCGTGCCCGGGCTCGCCGCGGCCTGCCCTCCTCGTTTTCCGAGCGCGAGACCTACTTCGATGATCTGATCCAGGAGGCCGCCCTGGCCTACGACCTGCCCTTCGGGTTCATTAAAGCGGTCATTCGCATTGAGAGCGCGTTTCAACCCCAGGTCGTCAGCCACGCGGGCGCCATGGGCCTGATGCAGTTGATGCCGCGCACCGCAGAATCCCTGGGCGTCACCAACGCTTTTGATGCTCGTCAGAACGTCTTCGGCGGTGCGAAGTTTCTACGCATCTTGATCGACCGATACGATGGGGATATCAACCTGATACTCGCTGCCTACAACGCCGGCGATGTAGCGGTGCGACGCTACGATGGAATCCCCTACCCGCAGACCCGTGAATATGTCGCGTCGGTCTATCACTGGTACCAGGTCTATTCAGCCCAGGCGGAGATGCCTTGA
- the pgsA gene encoding CDP-diacylglycerol--glycerol-3-phosphate 3-phosphatidyltransferase yields the protein MSASTIRQDIVNIPNVLTLIRIALIPVVAMFIAFGDPLSCLIAVILFGVASFTDWVDGYLARKLNLVSMTGKFLDPLADKLLVMTALVMLIPLGRLPAWIVIIIVAREISISSLRSLAAGEGLIIAAGEGGKLKTAFQMLGLVFLITHYTYEIDYGLATLTLNFHRIGFWLLAISVFFSLWSAWEYFWGFLKAIGARGEDNADATA from the coding sequence TTGAGCGCCTCAACGATTCGGCAAGACATCGTCAACATCCCCAACGTGTTGACGCTGATACGCATCGCCCTGATCCCCGTCGTGGCCATGTTCATCGCCTTTGGCGACCCACTTAGCTGCCTGATTGCCGTCATTCTCTTCGGGGTGGCCTCCTTCACCGACTGGGTCGACGGGTACCTGGCCCGCAAACTCAACCTGGTCAGCATGACCGGGAAGTTCCTCGACCCGCTGGCCGATAAGCTCCTGGTCATGACCGCCCTGGTAATGCTGATCCCCCTGGGACGCCTCCCGGCCTGGATCGTCATTATCATCGTAGCCCGGGAGATCTCCATCTCCTCATTGCGCAGCCTGGCTGCCGGAGAGGGCCTCATCATCGCCGCCGGCGAAGGCGGGAAGTTGAAGACCGCCTTCCAGATGCTGGGGCTGGTCTTCCTCATCACTCACTACACCTATGAGATCGACTACGGACTCGCCACGCTGACCCTGAACTTCCACCGTATCGGCTTCTGGCTCCTGGCCATCTCGGTCTTCTTCAGCCTCTGGAGCGCCTGGGAGTACTTCTGGGGCTTCCTCAAAGCCATCGGCGCCCGCGGCGAAGACAACGCGGACGCCACCGCCTGA
- a CDS encoding DUF58 domain-containing protein: protein MSPYLTGAGKWLFATGAIFTTFGALAREPLVVLFGQIPWWVLLGAMMLILTQSRALQRRQVVIAVALLQGPLRMRYGQGQTLKLSISNAAPVRLGRLAFEPVVSGGVEVMASPMIPGLKSGCQVGFEARVQAKHVGRASLQGFEVVLSGRWGLVKTRDYLPCVQVIEIYPEQAPDVRRRVARAPGSAAQPQRSVGRPASAGTDLRELRDYQPGDPLRAIAWKATLRQRRLISRDYDDERGRRHVLALDISTSMRSGTPPGLKLDFAIHQLCAQARALLAEGDEVAVYSFDHAIFGAIKPGVGLGHFQRVLHHVVGLRTIVDPARTAWDEDAVERYIADYLLVQERLDFRCQQGLDAPVDQRLLRRWLRAQLSWELARWKSEAEAHGVLEPHVSDARRFARLRGLELPPPPEMRAGTKINGLQALFEAVLGLGKGPVQLTIYSDLCGLNEVDVLERYVRLARRRGVRAGVVAPFTPEFGREELPADEHQARVRELFAIAEAGERASAASRMEALGVPVEFVGPRRGA, encoded by the coding sequence ATGAGTCCTTACCTGACCGGCGCCGGTAAATGGCTCTTTGCCACCGGCGCGATCTTCACCACGTTCGGAGCGCTGGCGCGGGAGCCCCTGGTGGTGCTCTTCGGGCAGATCCCCTGGTGGGTGTTGCTCGGTGCGATGATGCTGATTCTGACGCAGTCCCGTGCGCTGCAGCGGCGTCAGGTTGTGATTGCTGTGGCCTTGCTTCAGGGGCCGCTGCGCATGCGTTATGGTCAGGGGCAGACGCTCAAGCTCAGCATCTCCAATGCCGCGCCGGTCCGTCTGGGGCGGCTGGCCTTTGAGCCGGTGGTCAGTGGCGGCGTGGAGGTGATGGCCAGTCCCATGATCCCGGGGCTGAAAAGCGGATGCCAGGTGGGCTTTGAGGCTCGGGTGCAGGCAAAGCACGTGGGCCGGGCCAGCCTCCAGGGGTTTGAGGTTGTCCTGAGTGGGCGTTGGGGGCTGGTTAAGACCCGGGACTATCTCCCCTGTGTGCAGGTGATTGAAATCTACCCGGAGCAGGCGCCCGACGTGCGCAGGCGAGTGGCACGAGCGCCGGGTAGCGCGGCGCAGCCTCAGCGGTCGGTGGGGCGGCCCGCTTCGGCTGGGACCGACCTGCGGGAGCTTCGTGACTATCAGCCCGGCGATCCGCTGCGTGCTATCGCCTGGAAGGCGACCCTTCGGCAGCGTCGGCTGATCTCGCGCGACTACGATGATGAGCGTGGTCGCCGCCATGTCCTGGCGCTGGACATTTCTACCTCGATGCGCTCGGGAACACCGCCGGGGCTCAAGCTCGACTTTGCGATTCATCAGCTTTGTGCGCAGGCGCGTGCGCTGCTGGCGGAGGGCGATGAGGTGGCGGTCTACAGCTTCGATCACGCGATCTTCGGTGCGATTAAGCCCGGCGTCGGACTCGGGCACTTCCAGCGGGTGCTTCATCACGTGGTGGGGCTGCGCACCATTGTAGACCCGGCGCGCACCGCCTGGGATGAGGACGCCGTAGAGCGCTACATTGCTGACTACCTTCTGGTTCAGGAGCGTCTGGACTTCCGCTGCCAGCAGGGGCTCGACGCGCCGGTGGATCAGCGTCTGCTGCGTCGGTGGTTGCGCGCGCAACTCAGCTGGGAGCTAGCCCGCTGGAAGAGTGAGGCCGAAGCGCACGGGGTGCTGGAGCCTCATGTCAGCGATGCGCGTCGCTTTGCCAGACTTCGGGGGCTGGAGCTGCCGCCTCCTCCTGAGATGCGAGCGGGCACTAAGATCAATGGCCTTCAGGCGCTCTTTGAAGCGGTGCTGGGTCTTGGGAAGGGGCCGGTGCAACTGACGATCTACAGCGATCTCTGTGGGCTAAATGAGGTCGATGTGTTGGAGCGCTATGTGCGCCTGGCCCGGCGTCGCGGCGTGCGTGCTGGTGTCGTTGCCCCTTTTACGCCCGAGTTCGGTCGCGAGGAGCTCCCGGCTGACGAGCACCAGGCTCGTGTGCGGGAACTTTTTGCCATTGCGGAGGCTGGTGAGCGAGCAAGTGCTGCATCGCGTATGGAGGCGCTGGGCGTGCCGGTGGAGTTTGTGGGGCCCCGAAGGGGGGCCTGA
- a CDS encoding AAA family ATPase: protein MVAAVQTPDGAASAIAQQRLKEVRACCEAIREEVASLFIGPAEVVDALLVALFARGHILLEGVPGVAKTTLCRAFAQTLAADFRRVQFTPDLLPSDITGTYVPDLRTSEFTLRRGPVFTNVLLGDEINRAPAKTQSAMLEAMQERQVTIEGVTHRLSSPFIVLATQNPVEQEGVYPLPEAQLDRFLIKLTLGYPSADQELEVLKTHRRHRPEARQVIGGEEVAAIAELVEEVHVSHELMRYILGLVRQTRTDTRALLGASPRASLALLKAAQARALIRGRGYVLPDDIQAMAVSVLAHRIVLHPDAELDGTTGELLIESALRAVRYG from the coding sequence ATGGTTGCCGCGGTGCAGACGCCCGACGGTGCCGCCTCGGCTATTGCGCAGCAGCGGCTGAAGGAGGTGCGTGCGTGCTGCGAGGCGATCCGCGAGGAGGTGGCGTCACTTTTCATCGGCCCGGCCGAGGTAGTGGACGCGTTATTGGTCGCGCTTTTTGCCCGCGGGCATATCCTGCTAGAGGGCGTTCCGGGGGTTGCAAAGACGACTCTGTGCCGGGCCTTCGCTCAGACGCTAGCGGCGGACTTTCGTCGGGTTCAGTTCACCCCAGATCTGCTCCCCAGCGATATCACCGGGACCTACGTGCCTGACCTGCGTACCAGCGAGTTTACGCTGCGTCGGGGACCGGTGTTCACGAATGTTCTGCTGGGTGATGAGATCAATCGGGCCCCGGCCAAGACGCAGTCGGCGATGCTGGAGGCGATGCAGGAGCGCCAGGTGACCATTGAGGGGGTGACTCATCGGCTGTCGTCGCCCTTTATTGTGCTGGCCACCCAGAACCCGGTGGAGCAGGAAGGGGTCTACCCGCTGCCGGAGGCTCAGCTTGACCGCTTTCTGATCAAACTCACGCTGGGTTACCCCAGTGCCGATCAGGAGTTGGAGGTGCTGAAGACGCACCGGCGTCATCGTCCGGAAGCCCGGCAGGTGATCGGTGGCGAGGAGGTCGCGGCGATCGCTGAGCTTGTGGAGGAAGTGCACGTGAGTCACGAGCTGATGCGCTACATCCTGGGGTTGGTGCGTCAGACGCGCACCGATACCCGGGCGCTGCTGGGAGCTTCGCCGCGGGCCTCGCTGGCGCTGCTTAAGGCCGCGCAGGCCCGGGCGTTGATTCGGGGGCGAGGCTACGTGCTGCCCGACGATATTCAGGCGATGGCCGTGTCGGTGCTCGCGCACCGCATTGTGCTGCATCCCGATGCGGAACTCGATGGGACGACCGGCGAGTTGTTGATCGAGAGTGCCCTGCGCGCGGTGCGCTACGGGTGA
- a CDS encoding DUF4350 domain-containing protein, whose translation MSARVVHRGLALAMMVAWSLVAHPARAGEYDPDSTDWQGMARFAELVRRQSGELHVVDELDWSRVHPEDVLVVVYPTRALDSENFAAFLVDGGRLLLADDFGGGAGLMERLSLQRLEPLPEALPHHNFVGGEPEWPRHVTRGRHPLLVEVEEVISNVPALLLNQGGPVVAFDEGAGLVYDMTLGEGRAVVVSDPSLWINAMLPVADNERLAVNSVDYLCEPVGEGCRVWLVHGDFDTRHGYRRRGSGDGAEGAVVARIERINERVRHIFKELAQTELLYFLGLLLSLGSVSYLATVLPWRRSRRLSEFVQRERHELAPPQTEFDWNVARFSRLDRSINQALPMAILKEVFEEIFLDALGLWPSTSKTRPPIDVVAREFDARYSGRFPDAERGRRRKRVQDFLSLLAGVPTRHRVFLESDIHYSAGDLARFYQQAHEILGWMGKEADYERRTRQHHKPQLAARRGG comes from the coding sequence ATGAGTGCTCGTGTCGTGCATAGGGGCCTGGCCCTGGCGATGATGGTGGCCTGGAGTCTGGTTGCTCACCCGGCCCGTGCTGGGGAATACGATCCTGACTCCACCGACTGGCAGGGGATGGCTCGTTTTGCGGAGCTTGTCCGGCGCCAGAGTGGTGAGCTTCACGTCGTCGATGAGCTCGATTGGTCCCGGGTTCATCCCGAAGACGTGCTTGTGGTGGTGTACCCAACCCGCGCGCTTGACTCTGAGAATTTCGCAGCGTTTCTGGTCGACGGTGGGCGCCTGCTTCTGGCCGATGATTTTGGAGGGGGGGCAGGGCTGATGGAGCGCCTCTCGCTTCAGCGGCTTGAGCCACTGCCCGAGGCCTTGCCTCATCACAACTTTGTGGGGGGGGAGCCCGAGTGGCCGCGTCATGTCACCCGGGGACGCCACCCGCTGCTTGTCGAGGTTGAGGAGGTCATTTCTAATGTGCCCGCGCTCCTTCTGAATCAGGGCGGTCCGGTGGTCGCCTTTGATGAGGGGGCGGGGTTGGTCTACGACATGACCCTTGGTGAGGGCAGGGCGGTGGTGGTCTCCGATCCCAGTCTGTGGATCAATGCCATGCTCCCGGTGGCCGATAATGAGCGGTTGGCTGTTAACAGTGTGGACTATCTCTGCGAGCCTGTTGGTGAGGGTTGTCGGGTCTGGCTGGTCCACGGCGACTTCGACACACGGCATGGCTATCGGCGACGAGGCTCCGGAGATGGGGCCGAAGGGGCGGTGGTCGCGCGCATTGAGAGGATCAATGAGCGGGTTCGCCATATTTTTAAAGAACTGGCGCAGACGGAGTTGCTCTACTTTCTAGGGCTTCTGCTCTCGCTGGGCAGTGTGTCGTATCTGGCGACGGTGTTGCCCTGGCGGCGTTCGCGTCGCCTCAGCGAGTTTGTGCAGCGAGAGCGTCACGAGCTCGCTCCACCTCAGACCGAATTTGATTGGAACGTGGCGCGTTTCTCCCGGCTGGACCGGAGCATCAATCAGGCGCTCCCGATGGCAATTCTTAAAGAGGTGTTCGAAGAGATCTTTCTCGATGCTCTGGGGCTGTGGCCTTCTACCAGTAAGACGCGCCCGCCGATCGACGTGGTGGCCCGGGAGTTTGATGCCCGTTATTCAGGGCGCTTTCCCGATGCTGAACGCGGCCGGCGCCGTAAGCGTGTCCAGGACTTTTTGAGTCTCCTGGCCGGGGTGCCTACCCGTCATCGGGTTTTTCTCGAGAGTGATATTCACTACAGCGCGGGTGACCTGGCGCGCTTTTACCAACAGGCCCACGAGATCTTAGGGTGGATGGGCAAAGAGGCCGACTATGAGCGACGGACCCGTCAACATCACAAACCCCAACTCGCTGCGCGCCGAGGCGGCTGA
- a CDS encoding tetratricopeptide repeat protein has protein sequence MDFLLRAQKALDRGDAVRGLVQLVEGLRRHPEREDALDLLLYTYTRSVEYPGVESDMLRALEFQPARGELLGLLCEDLESREKVAMARALRQLAREQGMDVIVPAPAVPGARDGDAEQGTDDAEESAAGEPPGEGNGGLAAEASVSGESLARESEEAPEQGEREGARKRGEVLQDPVEVERAQVVRRDVGLPTTEEIERRRPSHSPRHLRRRVALVALGAVALAVLGATTWAGWEHTRRVRLQAELDTRLESLDYMDLTPLDDALAGASRGHRESSEVVERWAFASAVQTVELGPGEEEVGDGELGEGASTAWGMAARALLATAAADWEAATEHVVLAEHSEPMSLAALYARGRLCEARGQWDCALGGYQRLLARHQQFVPAHAGMMRLAAHRYDQALWEAHRQALERAHPEHVYVGLTWFELGEHDARHQTPADGGEDLFVRAWRGLAGAAEALDEDGVLAMDRVRPAVERTPALAPGLVVAGQASVLLFEPEAARDYFLAALADSGLRAEFYHQVQVIAPKGLVALGRPDLALPLSLAVDDAPTLPTDAQAQTRGQVLARYEATRPAHLSEPYEVGDAPTDIRIEALQVRASVLRELGSSEQAVRTLEPLLTQERWSDEARLGIARAHMVAGRRRAARTIVGQIKDEAQRAQGVAALAYASGKFEEAVDAREVPGEWESRRILALSFLALGRGRDAAGVLDERMELDLTRLRIYARSGEVPADFESAVERWNQVGPVGVSHLVDLGTTAFWRRDLERAQALFEQALELAPGHPEVNWQMGLLERLAGEDARARGYFRRSWRGDENDSSLLIELGRVHLDFERYEMAREAFLLATLRDRRSVAAVEGLGRAYMLGDPARGRRDLPQLLRDYSSSAGHAPAVAEMNKWLAILHGSREGDEAAAPHLQRAREVGGNRADVLAEMGRYHLARQESELAREYFARALQKNPTAPAPHWGLAQVALQDGEQQRAAEHLDRLEALDAEAPWPELLKAARTALKPVAEVAE, from the coding sequence ATGGACTTTTTGCTTCGCGCACAGAAGGCTCTCGACCGCGGCGACGCGGTGCGGGGCCTGGTGCAGTTGGTCGAAGGGCTGAGGCGGCACCCAGAGCGTGAAGACGCGCTCGACTTGCTTCTCTATACCTATACGCGTTCGGTCGAATATCCCGGGGTGGAGTCCGATATGCTACGCGCGCTGGAGTTTCAGCCGGCGCGCGGGGAGCTTCTGGGACTGCTCTGCGAAGACCTCGAGTCGCGGGAAAAGGTGGCGATGGCTCGGGCGCTGCGGCAGCTGGCCCGGGAGCAAGGGATGGATGTGATCGTGCCGGCGCCGGCCGTGCCTGGCGCACGTGATGGGGATGCCGAACAAGGTACGGATGACGCAGAGGAGTCGGCGGCAGGGGAGCCCCCCGGGGAGGGGAATGGGGGCCTTGCCGCGGAGGCTTCCGTCAGCGGGGAATCTCTGGCGAGGGAGTCAGAAGAGGCTCCGGAGCAGGGGGAGCGGGAGGGCGCTCGCAAGCGAGGAGAGGTGCTGCAAGATCCTGTGGAGGTGGAGCGCGCGCAAGTTGTGCGGCGCGATGTAGGGCTCCCCACCACCGAAGAGATCGAGCGGCGTCGCCCGAGCCATTCGCCCCGTCATCTTCGCCGCAGGGTTGCGCTCGTCGCGCTCGGGGCCGTGGCGCTTGCGGTGCTCGGGGCAACGACCTGGGCAGGGTGGGAGCATACCCGACGAGTGCGCTTGCAGGCAGAGCTGGATACGCGTCTGGAATCGCTGGATTACATGGACTTGACTCCGCTGGACGATGCGCTGGCCGGAGCGAGTCGGGGGCATCGCGAGAGCTCCGAAGTGGTGGAGCGGTGGGCCTTTGCCAGTGCGGTGCAGACTGTGGAGTTGGGGCCTGGCGAGGAGGAGGTAGGCGATGGCGAGTTGGGCGAAGGCGCATCCACGGCGTGGGGGATGGCTGCCCGGGCGCTTCTGGCGACGGCAGCAGCGGACTGGGAAGCGGCCACCGAACACGTGGTTCTGGCAGAACATAGCGAGCCGATGAGTCTGGCAGCGCTCTATGCTCGGGGGCGCCTGTGTGAGGCGCGCGGGCAGTGGGATTGCGCGTTGGGAGGTTATCAACGCCTGCTGGCTCGCCATCAGCAGTTTGTGCCTGCGCACGCCGGGATGATGCGATTGGCCGCGCACCGCTACGATCAGGCGTTGTGGGAGGCTCATCGTCAGGCGTTGGAGAGGGCGCATCCCGAACACGTCTACGTCGGGTTGACGTGGTTCGAACTCGGGGAACACGACGCCCGACATCAGACGCCGGCGGATGGGGGAGAAGACCTGTTTGTCCGGGCGTGGAGAGGCCTGGCCGGTGCCGCGGAGGCGCTTGATGAAGACGGCGTCCTGGCCATGGATCGTGTGCGTCCGGCGGTGGAACGTACGCCAGCGCTGGCGCCGGGGTTGGTGGTGGCCGGGCAGGCCTCCGTGTTGCTTTTTGAGCCCGAGGCAGCGCGAGACTACTTTTTGGCTGCCCTGGCGGATTCAGGGCTGCGCGCGGAGTTCTACCACCAGGTTCAGGTGATTGCTCCCAAAGGGCTGGTTGCTCTGGGGCGTCCCGACCTTGCGCTACCATTGTCGCTCGCGGTGGACGATGCTCCGACATTGCCGACTGATGCCCAGGCGCAGACCCGAGGGCAGGTGCTTGCGCGCTATGAGGCAACGCGTCCTGCTCATCTGAGCGAGCCTTACGAGGTCGGGGACGCGCCCACTGACATCCGAATCGAGGCGTTGCAAGTGCGGGCGTCGGTATTGCGTGAGTTGGGCTCGTCGGAGCAGGCCGTGCGTACGCTGGAGCCGCTGCTTACGCAGGAGCGGTGGTCCGATGAGGCGCGATTGGGCATCGCCCGGGCCCATATGGTGGCCGGGCGTCGCCGGGCGGCCCGTACGATCGTGGGTCAGATCAAGGATGAGGCACAGCGTGCACAGGGGGTGGCGGCCCTGGCGTATGCCTCGGGCAAGTTTGAGGAGGCTGTCGACGCCCGGGAGGTTCCCGGGGAGTGGGAGAGCCGAAGGATACTGGCGCTGAGCTTTTTAGCGCTGGGTCGGGGCCGTGATGCAGCGGGTGTGTTGGACGAGCGTATGGAACTCGACCTGACCCGGTTACGTATTTATGCGCGTTCGGGAGAGGTGCCCGCGGACTTTGAGTCTGCGGTGGAGCGCTGGAATCAAGTTGGGCCGGTCGGGGTTTCGCACCTTGTTGATCTGGGCACGACGGCATTCTGGCGTCGGGATCTGGAGCGTGCCCAGGCCTTGTTTGAGCAGGCTCTGGAGCTCGCTCCCGGGCATCCGGAGGTCAACTGGCAGATGGGGCTCCTGGAACGCCTGGCGGGTGAGGACGCGCGGGCCCGGGGGTATTTTCGGCGTTCGTGGCGAGGGGATGAGAATGATTCCTCCTTGCTGATCGAACTTGGGAGAGTTCACCTGGACTTTGAGCGTTACGAGATGGCCCGCGAGGCTTTTTTGCTGGCAACGTTACGCGATCGTCGAAGTGTGGCGGCGGTCGAGGGGCTGGGGCGTGCCTACATGCTGGGCGATCCGGCGCGGGGGCGGCGAGATCTGCCCCAGCTGCTGAGAGACTACTCCAGTTCGGCCGGTCATGCGCCGGCGGTGGCGGAGATGAACAAATGGTTGGCCATCTTGCATGGCTCTCGCGAGGGCGATGAGGCCGCCGCACCCCATTTGCAACGCGCCCGCGAGGTCGGCGGCAATCGTGCCGATGTACTCGCCGAGATGGGGCGCTACCACCTGGCGCGTCAGGAGAGCGAGCTGGCGCGTGAGTACTTCGCGCGCGCGCTGCAGAAGAATCCCACCGCCCCTGCACCTCATTGGGGCCTGGCACAGGTTGCCCTGCAGGATGGCGAGCAGCAACGTGCGGCCGAACATCTGGACCGACTCGAAGCACTCGACGCGGAGGCTCCGTGGCCGGAGCTTCTGAAGGCTGCCCGCACTGCGCTTAAGCCGGTGGCGGAGGTCGCTGAGTGA